A region from the Terriglobia bacterium genome encodes:
- a CDS encoding PP2C family protein-serine/threonine phosphatase: MTAEYNGVMGTAPSPNRGGAAPPPISPGRGFIERITDGLKAEQLWAQFKADATSGYSLYKAELAPVEGGRRHRTWETIKQFFWAVMRKLTPVRRIMLLIGIFLTIFPVIQYQSGDQQVSISLNLFGALILVGLLILEVGDRVTMKRDLEIAREIQMWLVPDAPPKVAGLDIAFVNRPQNTVAGDYYDVLLRDRGARALLVVADVAGKSIPAGLLMATFQASLKTLLNHTSSITEIVTGVNEYACAHSNSGRRFTTAFLGEYEPASRKLTYVNAGHNAPILLRADGRTERLDRGGLPFGIDSRAPYDTGAVDLGFGDLLLIFTDGLVEAVNERGDEYGEPRLLSVVPALRPYKAKDAITALMNELNRFTGMAHQHDDITCLLVRTE, encoded by the coding sequence TTGACCGCAGAATATAATGGCGTCATGGGAACTGCTCCCAGCCCGAACCGGGGTGGCGCTGCCCCGCCACCGATCTCGCCCGGTCGCGGTTTCATCGAGCGCATAACCGACGGTCTCAAGGCCGAGCAACTCTGGGCCCAATTCAAAGCCGACGCCACCAGCGGATACAGCCTCTACAAAGCAGAGCTCGCTCCCGTCGAGGGCGGTCGCCGTCACCGAACATGGGAGACGATCAAGCAGTTCTTCTGGGCCGTGATGCGCAAGCTCACCCCCGTGCGCCGCATCATGCTGCTCATCGGAATTTTCCTGACGATCTTTCCGGTTATCCAATATCAGTCCGGCGATCAGCAAGTCTCAATCTCCCTTAACCTCTTCGGCGCGTTGATCCTGGTCGGATTGCTCATTCTTGAAGTCGGCGATCGCGTCACCATGAAGCGCGACCTCGAAATCGCGCGTGAAATCCAGATGTGGCTCGTTCCCGACGCGCCACCCAAAGTCGCCGGACTCGATATCGCATTCGTGAACCGGCCGCAAAACACCGTCGCCGGAGATTATTACGACGTCCTGCTTCGTGACCGCGGAGCACGCGCACTGCTGGTGGTTGCAGATGTTGCCGGCAAGAGCATCCCCGCCGGGCTGCTGATGGCGACTTTTCAGGCCAGTCTCAAAACGCTGCTGAACCACACCAGTTCCATTACGGAGATCGTCACCGGCGTAAACGAGTATGCCTGTGCTCACAGCAACAGCGGACGCCGCTTCACCACTGCGTTTTTAGGCGAGTACGAACCGGCCAGCCGAAAGCTTACCTACGTGAACGCCGGCCACAACGCCCCCATCCTGCTGCGTGCCGACGGTCGCACCGAACGCCTTGATCGCGGTGGACTACCCTTTGGCATTGACTCCCGGGCGCCTTACGATACCGGCGCGGTGGATCTCGGCTTCGGCGATCTGCTGCTGATCTTCACCGATGGCCTCGTGGAAGCCGTGAATGAGCGCGGCGATGAGTACGGCGAACCGCGCCTGCTGAGCGTCGTCCCCGCCCTGCGCCCCTACAAAGCCAAAGACGCCATTACGGCCCTGATGAACGAACTCAATCGCTTTACCGGCATGGCGCACCAGCACGACGACATCACCTGCCTGCTGGTAAGAACGGAATAG
- the bamA gene encoding outer membrane protein assembly factor BamA gives MLGFVFLFLCGTAVAQNDIITDIQIHGNRRIPADTIRARIFTRAGDIYDQNGIERDFNSLWNTGFFDDLRFEREQTPKGWILHIYVKEKPTIRDIEYVGLKSASQSDVLDKFKEAKVGLSKESQYDPTRVKKAEVVLKQLLASRGRQFATIKTEVTPIPPAAVKVTFNINEGPKVKVGKITFEGNKKVGYRYLRSAMRNLRPIGIPHSIVLENLFAKTYDATKLNEDVERVRFAYQDKGYFKAVVEDPKTKLRDVGGIHWYFPFKTYHGKVVDINIPVDEGDQYRIKAITFTGNKALPNSAALRRVFKIKDGDVFNRTAIGKGLEDLRKLYGEFGYINFTSVPDTEVDEEHKLITIKIDIDEGKPYYVRRIEFEGNTTTRDKVIRRELALEEGQLYNSRLWELSLLRLNQLQYFDTLKPDQDSEVKQNNQNNTVDITLKVHEKGKNSIGLTGGVSGLAGSFIGLNYQTNNFLGKGETLTVEANVGSRERNIVFGFTEPYLFDRPLQLGFTVFSSKFTFDQAQQANIATGQNLNLPQNFLQSLQNYAQSSTGFTLGLSYPLHRSFKRVGLTYSLDNTSITTYTQASQQLFESLAFRGISGPNALEGMVTSKLVPSFSENTIDNPVHPHNGHSLYIAADISGLGGNVRMIRPIIEWKKWYPVNKGRNSIGYRVQGSFVSGYSGVVAPPFNRFYLGGDTDIRGFDIRAISPIAFLTTNLNIGLTNPDGTPVPVDPNNPRRGSVTIPIPVQTLVYPGGDTSIVTNLEYRIPIAGPVTFAPFLDTGWDMALRQSELRLAQQELDLLNTTPFGCPGIDPITFGCIGSKTFSFNKDVKPISSTNYQTRMSTGLELQVILPIVNAPFRIYYAYNPLRLDTIATPKNYLTRDLFPPGAAGDYTFQQAEALYGSRYRLREPRKTFRFTVATTF, from the coding sequence ATGCTGGGCTTTGTGTTCCTGTTCTTGTGTGGCACAGCCGTAGCTCAAAACGACATCATCACGGACATCCAAATTCACGGTAACCGCCGCATCCCCGCCGACACGATCCGGGCACGCATCTTCACCCGAGCGGGCGATATTTACGATCAAAACGGAATCGAGCGGGACTTCAACTCGCTGTGGAATACCGGGTTCTTCGACGATCTTCGCTTCGAGCGCGAGCAGACACCGAAGGGGTGGATTCTCCACATCTACGTCAAAGAGAAACCGACGATCCGCGACATCGAGTACGTTGGGTTGAAGTCGGCTTCCCAGTCGGACGTGCTGGATAAGTTCAAAGAGGCCAAGGTCGGACTTAGCAAAGAGAGCCAGTACGATCCGACGCGCGTGAAAAAGGCCGAGGTCGTACTGAAGCAGCTGCTGGCCTCACGCGGACGCCAGTTCGCCACGATCAAGACCGAAGTGACCCCGATTCCCCCAGCGGCGGTCAAGGTCACCTTCAATATCAACGAAGGCCCGAAGGTTAAGGTCGGCAAGATCACGTTCGAAGGCAACAAGAAGGTTGGATACCGCTACCTGCGCAGCGCGATGCGCAACCTTCGGCCAATCGGCATACCGCATTCGATCGTGCTTGAGAATCTCTTTGCCAAGACCTACGACGCGACCAAGCTGAACGAAGACGTCGAGCGTGTGCGGTTTGCGTACCAGGACAAGGGGTACTTCAAGGCAGTGGTTGAGGATCCAAAGACGAAGTTGCGCGACGTCGGCGGCATTCACTGGTACTTCCCGTTCAAGACCTACCACGGCAAGGTGGTCGACATTAACATCCCGGTCGACGAAGGCGATCAATATCGGATTAAAGCGATCACCTTCACGGGCAATAAAGCCTTGCCGAACAGCGCGGCCCTGCGACGAGTATTCAAGATCAAGGATGGGGACGTATTCAACCGCACGGCGATCGGCAAGGGCCTGGAAGACTTGCGCAAACTGTACGGCGAGTTCGGGTACATCAACTTCACCTCCGTGCCGGATACGGAAGTCGATGAAGAGCACAAGCTGATCACGATCAAGATCGACATCGATGAAGGTAAGCCCTATTACGTCCGGCGCATCGAGTTCGAAGGCAACACAACCACGCGAGACAAGGTTATCCGGCGCGAACTGGCGCTCGAAGAAGGGCAGCTTTACAACAGCCGCCTCTGGGAACTAAGCCTGCTGCGACTGAACCAGTTGCAGTATTTCGACACGCTGAAGCCGGACCAGGATTCGGAAGTCAAGCAGAACAACCAGAACAACACGGTCGATATCACGCTGAAAGTCCACGAGAAGGGCAAGAACTCGATCGGCCTCACGGGTGGCGTGAGCGGCCTGGCCGGCTCCTTCATCGGACTGAACTACCAGACGAACAATTTCCTCGGTAAAGGCGAGACGCTGACCGTGGAGGCGAACGTCGGCAGCCGCGAACGCAACATTGTGTTCGGGTTTACCGAGCCCTACCTGTTCGACCGGCCGCTGCAACTCGGGTTCACGGTTTTCAGCAGTAAGTTCACGTTCGACCAGGCGCAGCAGGCGAACATCGCAACCGGCCAGAACCTCAACCTGCCGCAGAACTTCCTGCAATCGTTGCAGAACTACGCGCAGAGCAGCACCGGATTCACACTGGGCCTCAGTTATCCACTGCACCGGTCATTCAAGCGCGTCGGATTGACGTATTCGTTGGACAACACGTCGATCACGACCTACACGCAAGCATCACAGCAGTTGTTCGAGTCGCTGGCGTTCCGAGGAATCTCCGGACCGAATGCGCTGGAAGGTATGGTCACCAGCAAGTTGGTACCTAGTTTCTCGGAAAATACGATCGATAACCCGGTGCATCCGCACAACGGGCATAGCCTGTACATCGCGGCGGACATTTCCGGCCTCGGCGGCAACGTGCGCATGATTCGGCCGATCATCGAGTGGAAGAAGTGGTACCCGGTCAACAAAGGACGCAACTCGATCGGCTATCGGGTCCAGGGCTCGTTCGTGAGTGGCTACAGTGGGGTTGTTGCACCGCCTTTCAATCGCTTTTACCTCGGCGGCGATACCGATATTCGCGGATTCGATATTCGCGCTATTTCGCCGATCGCTTTCCTGACGACGAACTTAAATATCGGACTGACAAACCCGGATGGCACTCCGGTTCCTGTGGATCCGAACAATCCGCGGCGCGGTAGCGTAACGATCCCAATTCCGGTCCAGACTCTGGTTTATCCCGGTGGCGACACCAGCATCGTTACAAACCTCGAATACCGTATCCCAATCGCAGGCCCTGTGACCTTCGCACCATTCCTCGATACCGGATGGGATATGGCGCTTCGGCAATCGGAACTGCGGCTGGCACAGCAAGAACTGGATCTGCTGAACACAACGCCATTCGGTTGTCCGGGAATCGATCCGATCACGTTCGGGTGCATCGGCTCGAAGACCTTCTCTTTCAATAAGGACGTCAAGCCGATTTCATCGACGAATTACCAGACGCGCATGTCCACCGGACTCGAGTTGCAGGTGATCCTGCCGATCGTAAACGCGCCGTTCCGGATCTACTACGCGTACAACCCCCTGCGGCTTGATACCATTGCGACCCCGAAGAATTACCTGACGCGCGACCTGTTCCCACCGGGCGCGGCGGGCGATTACACGTTCCAGCAGGCGGAGGCGCTCTACGG
- a CDS encoding YoaK family protein, with protein MKNWAKGVVALLLTFTAGCVDIIGFMSLYKTFTAHMTGLTVHLGQDAVRVHAHDALILTATLGAFVSGSVVGRILVEVGLRKKLRSPASPALLLEFVLLFAVAWAGVVPGWRVAMVILLAGAMGVQTAALTRVGSLTVHTTFVTGMLNKLAQLLSHAISLEYDVVRGRHERLHLRPVVYRQVAFIASIWVAYFAGAVTGTATEMAWSVRALFVPAGVVLGVAVFDQVKPLGIEEELRDKGER; from the coding sequence GTGAAGAACTGGGCCAAGGGTGTCGTCGCGCTGCTGCTGACGTTCACAGCAGGATGCGTGGACATCATCGGGTTCATGAGCCTATATAAGACGTTTACGGCTCACATGACGGGACTGACCGTCCACTTGGGGCAGGACGCGGTGCGGGTTCACGCACACGACGCTTTGATCCTTACGGCAACTCTCGGGGCATTTGTTTCCGGGTCGGTGGTGGGGCGGATACTGGTGGAGGTCGGCCTGCGAAAGAAACTGCGCAGTCCGGCCAGCCCGGCGCTTCTGCTTGAATTTGTTCTCCTTTTTGCTGTTGCGTGGGCCGGAGTTGTGCCGGGGTGGCGGGTGGCGATGGTCATTCTGCTGGCCGGCGCAATGGGCGTCCAGACGGCGGCGTTGACGCGGGTCGGCTCGCTCACCGTACACACAACCTTTGTCACGGGCATGCTGAATAAGCTGGCACAGCTTCTGTCGCACGCCATATCCCTCGAGTACGACGTGGTGCGCGGGAGACATGAGCGTTTGCACCTCCGCCCGGTGGTTTATCGGCAGGTGGCATTCATTGCCTCGATCTGGGTCGCGTATTTTGCCGGGGCGGTGACGGGCACGGCCACAGAGATGGCATGGTCGGTCAGGGCATTGTTCGTGCCGGCTGGAGTGGTGCTGGGCGTCGCCGTTTTCGACCAGGTGAAGCCGCTTGGGATCGAGGAGGAGTTGCGGGATAAGGGAGAGCGATGA
- a CDS encoding molybdopterin-dependent oxidoreductase, with translation MKKVVHAACPHDCPDACGVLITVQDGRATKIQGDPEHPVTRGFLCAKVAKYLDRVYSPDRVLYPMRRKAAKGTGGFEAFARISWEEALDEIEKKFREISAEFGSEAILPYSYGGTLGALNGGGMDRRFFHRLGASQLDRTICSTAGEAGLTSVQGAKYGTEPEQFRHSKYIIAWAANIHGNNVHLWPFIEEARRNGAKLVVIDPYRTRTARCADWYIPIAMGTDVALALGMMQVIIAENLYDADYVGRYALGFDELRERAKEYTPERVSQWTGIPAEDIRRLAREYATTRPAVIRLNYGIQRGENGGMATRAVAMLPVLTGSWKEVGGGLQMSLSGAFELNADELKRPDLMNTSLGRPARVINMVKLGEALTEISDPPVRALFVYNSNPAAVCPNHNKVIRGLSRTDLFTVVDEQFLTDTTDYADIVLPATTFFEHADLQKAYGHYYLQTSTQAIEPLGECRSNVEVFRALAERMGFTEPCFRDSVEEMIDGALRTDHPWMQGITRERLDRENHVRLKFDGDGKPFLPFADGNFPTPSGKAEFYSEALKARGLDPVVSFIPPAESRHMEGAKKYPLEMLARKADNFLNSTFNNLPSHKPLENGSMGVLEIAAEDARGRCVNDGDKVRVFNDRGSLELIARISDAIRPGTVSARLHWAKLSVDKKNVNVLTSDRLTDLGGGPTFYSTLVEVIRR, from the coding sequence ATGAAGAAAGTAGTTCATGCCGCCTGCCCGCATGATTGTCCGGATGCCTGTGGGGTTTTGATCACGGTTCAGGATGGGCGGGCGACGAAGATACAGGGCGATCCGGAGCATCCGGTGACCCGCGGATTCTTGTGCGCGAAGGTGGCGAAGTATCTGGATCGGGTGTATTCGCCTGACCGCGTGCTGTACCCCATGCGCAGGAAGGCGGCCAAGGGCACTGGCGGGTTCGAGGCGTTTGCGAGGATCTCGTGGGAGGAGGCGCTGGACGAGATTGAGAAGAAGTTTCGCGAGATCTCAGCGGAGTTCGGGTCCGAGGCGATTCTTCCCTACTCTTACGGCGGGACGCTGGGGGCTCTGAACGGCGGGGGCATGGACCGGCGGTTCTTTCATCGTCTTGGGGCTTCGCAACTGGACCGGACGATTTGTTCGACGGCAGGTGAAGCCGGGCTCACGAGCGTGCAGGGCGCGAAGTACGGGACCGAGCCGGAACAGTTCCGGCACTCGAAGTACATCATCGCGTGGGCCGCCAACATTCACGGCAATAACGTTCACCTGTGGCCCTTCATTGAAGAGGCGCGGCGGAACGGGGCGAAACTCGTCGTCATTGATCCCTATCGAACGCGGACGGCACGATGCGCCGACTGGTACATCCCGATTGCGATGGGAACGGACGTCGCGCTGGCGCTGGGGATGATGCAGGTCATCATCGCGGAGAATCTCTACGACGCCGATTACGTCGGCCGCTACGCGCTTGGCTTCGACGAGTTACGCGAACGCGCCAAGGAGTACACGCCGGAGAGGGTTTCGCAGTGGACGGGGATTCCGGCGGAAGATATTCGGCGGCTTGCGCGCGAATACGCCACGACTCGACCGGCTGTCATTCGGCTGAATTACGGCATTCAGCGTGGGGAGAACGGCGGGATGGCGACGCGCGCCGTGGCGATGCTTCCGGTGCTCACAGGTTCGTGGAAAGAGGTTGGCGGCGGGCTGCAGATGTCGCTGAGCGGGGCATTCGAATTAAATGCGGACGAACTCAAGCGACCGGACCTGATGAACACGTCGCTGGGGCGCCCGGCGCGGGTCATCAACATGGTGAAGTTGGGCGAGGCACTGACAGAAATTTCCGATCCGCCAGTTCGAGCGCTCTTCGTATACAACTCCAACCCGGCGGCGGTCTGTCCCAACCACAACAAGGTTATTCGCGGACTTTCACGGACGGACCTGTTCACCGTGGTGGATGAACAGTTCCTGACGGATACGACCGACTACGCCGATATCGTTTTACCGGCGACGACGTTCTTCGAGCATGCGGATCTTCAGAAGGCGTACGGGCATTACTATCTACAGACCTCGACGCAGGCCATCGAACCGCTTGGCGAATGCCGGAGCAATGTCGAGGTTTTTCGAGCGCTGGCGGAGCGGATGGGGTTCACCGAGCCGTGCTTCCGCGACAGCGTCGAGGAGATGATTGACGGGGCGCTGCGAACAGATCACCCGTGGATGCAGGGCATCACGCGCGAGCGGTTGGACCGGGAGAACCACGTGCGCCTGAAGTTCGATGGCGACGGCAAGCCGTTCCTTCCGTTTGCGGACGGCAACTTCCCTACCCCGAGCGGCAAAGCAGAGTTTTACAGTGAAGCGCTGAAGGCCAGGGGGCTCGACCCGGTTGTGTCGTTTATTCCGCCGGCGGAGTCGCGGCATATGGAAGGGGCGAAGAAGTATCCGCTGGAGATGCTGGCGCGCAAGGCGGACAATTTTCTCAACTCGACTTTCAACAACCTGCCCTCGCATAAGCCGCTGGAGAATGGCAGCATGGGTGTGCTGGAAATCGCTGCGGAAGACGCCCGGGGCCGCTGTGTCAACGATGGGGACAAGGTTCGTGTTTTCAATGACCGGGGCTCGCTGGAGCTAATCGCGCGCATTTCGGATGCGATTCGCCCCGGAACGGTGTCGGCGCGATTACACTGGGCGAAGCTCAGTGTCGACAAGAAGAACGTCAATGTCCTGACTTCCGACCGCTTAACCGATCTCGGGGGCGGACCGACGTTTTATTCCACACTGGTGGAAGTGATACGGCGCTAA
- a CDS encoding GNAT family N-acetyltransferase — MQELIIDCGVCRLRPFRAEDADSLTHHANNRKISMRVRDRFPYPYTRQDAKQFLGAVTRLDHNATEFVLAIEVDGQAVGGIGVILGTDIERISGELGYWLGEEFWGRGIVTAAIRQFAPWTMQRFNLIRLHADTFHDNPASARVLEKAGFTKESVKRRAAIKNGEIKDLNVYVMLK; from the coding sequence ATGCAAGAGCTGATCATTGATTGCGGCGTCTGCCGGTTGCGGCCGTTTCGCGCTGAAGATGCGGACTCGCTGACGCATCACGCGAACAATCGCAAAATTTCGATGCGCGTCCGCGATCGCTTTCCCTATCCCTATACGAGGCAGGATGCAAAGCAGTTTCTCGGGGCCGTAACCAGGCTTGATCACAACGCCACCGAGTTCGTGCTCGCGATTGAGGTGGACGGCCAGGCGGTTGGCGGCATAGGAGTGATACTCGGCACCGATATCGAGCGCATCAGCGGCGAGTTGGGATACTGGCTTGGAGAAGAATTCTGGGGGCGCGGAATCGTGACCGCCGCAATCCGTCAGTTCGCGCCATGGACGATGCAGCGATTCAACCTCATACGCCTGCATGCCGATACCTTCCACGACAATCCAGCATCGGCGCGGGTGCTTGAAAAAGCGGGGTTCACCAAGGAAAGCGTGAAGCGGCGAGCGGCAATCAAGAACGGCGAGATCAAGGACCTGAATGTCTACGTGATGCTCAAGTAA